The genome window CGGTCGCACGGTTGATCTCCGAGTGCAATCGTTTCCACTTTGTAAACCAGACTGCGGTGGGAGGAGAGCAAGTTGGCGGGACAACCGTCGACTTCATAGACTACATCAAAGATCTGCTTCTGACCGTCGGTCTTCCTCTTGTCTTCGTTAATGTGAGTCATAATTTCTTTCAGAGACTCAATTGCTTTCTCCAGTTTCCGTTTGTCTGGGTTGTCATCCGATGTGTGCTTTTTTATGTCATTTAGAAGTAGACCCACGCTAGGAAGCCTCTGAACAGGTCTGATGAGCAGCTCCACAAGCGCCTGCCGTCCGCATTCTGGCTTGGCTTGGTTGATCTTCAGAAACGCATGGAAGCGTGGCTTTTGTTTCTCACAGCGAACGATGGTATCCTTGCTCAtttcaaaaaagttgacaaaGGGCGGGTAGGCCTTCAGAAGCTCTTTTGAATATTTAAGGATAACATCTCCTACACTTGCTTCTTCTGACCACTCTCTCAAGAGGTCCTCAAGGTCACTCTTCATCCTTCTGTGAACCTCATAGATGTCTGGGATGCTTCCAAATATTGTTTTGATTTCTTCTTGGGCCAGAATAGGACCACCTACCTGACCTTCTTTTTCCAACGGAAGCTTGAAGATCTTCAGTATGGTGTTCAAAATGTCCACGTAGTTGCTTTCAGTTTGATAGAGCTCCTTGGAAACTTGCCAGCGGGCCGATTTCTTGGGCAGGATCGCACTTTTGGACTGCTTCGAACTTCCCGAGAAGGCTTTACATGTGTCAGGTGTGATGGTGAGGTCCAGCAAGGAGCCCAAAGACTGCGAATGTTCTGCTGATGGCCTTTTAGGTGGTGGAGGGTAGGGCGATATCTCCGTCTCCTTTGCGAGCTGAGCAAGCGTGTCCTTCAAATGCCGACGCTTGCGGTTACTAGTCGGGGTGGTGAGGGAGAGGAGGGACACGGCTTTCTTCATGGCTGGGCTGACAACATTCTTCTCAAAGTGGTACATGGACTCTCCAGCTCGAGCATCCATTTGAATGCTCCCCCAAAACCACTCCTGTTTAACCACAAAGACTTTCGGAGAACAACGCGGGAGCTCCGTCACCGAATTTTCATCCACCACCAAGTGTGTGCATCTTTCATTTCCGACGTCCAGATGTTTGCCACCGTGTTTGAGGGTCCTCTCTTCCATATTGGTTTTCTCGTCATCTGAAAACCCCCAAAAACTGAGGACGCAATCTTGAAACGGAGGAACTTTGAATTCCGTTCGAAAATCCTCAACCCCGGCGTGGAACGACGGATCGTTTCTTCTCTCCCAAGCTTTGTGGATCCACGACGGAGTGAGGATCGGCGTCCCCATACACACGGCCAGCGTGTATTTCTCACCATGAGTGGAGCGCGCGATGAGGTGTGTCACCTTTGTGCTGAAGTCTTTCCGGATGATGCCGCCCATGTGATGAACCAGATTCACCAAGCTTTTGATTTCTTCCTTATTCCTGAAGCCAGTGAAACAGAGCGATAGGTTCAGCATCGTCGTGGAGTAAAGAGGGCGGGATGAAAACGGAATTGGTTCCTCCTTTAAAACACAGTGCAGCACAACAGGTGGACCAATAATTCTGTTATCACGTTGATAGAGGTCATGATAATCTGCTGATTTAAAATCATCCAGGACAAACACAGTCTCATAATCTGTGTTCTCTTCATCCTTAAACTCCCGCACGTCGTTTGTTATTATGACAGGAGTAGTAATTTCCATATTGACAATTGACTTTATCATCATTTTCTCTTTAGGACATGATTCAGCTTCTCTTATCTTAACTACAGGTACCTCCATTACTCGTACAGCTTGAAGTGCTTTGACCAGGTCGGCATTTTTGCTGGCCTCTCCCACCAGAACAATTCTCGTCTCCACTTTTGGCATATCTTCGCCGTCATCACATTCCATGCCGAGAAGTACATGGTCCTTAATGGTTTCTTCGAGCCTCGAATCATATACGGATGAATCCACCAGCAAACTCCGAGGGGTCCCAAAAGTTACTAAACTGTTGTCAGCCATGACACaagtatttttaaagaatgtcaaTACGGCTCGGTGTTAAAGTGTTCGAAGAAGGCAACGAATAACTCACGAGCTAATTTAGCTTTTTAGCTAACAGCTCTACAATTTACTTCAGTTCCCCGGAGCAGTTCGTCTTTTAAAAGGAGAATCCCCAATTAAATCCGTTCAAGCGTCGTTTAATAATCCGATTCGATGTGCGGTTCCATAGTTTGTTGACCGCTAACCACTTGGCTAAAGTATGACAAACCTCAGTTCGAAAATCACGGAAAACATGAGTGCCGAACGCTGATTGGACAAGAACGACAAGCAAGTCCCGCTTCCGCCCGGAAAAGCTTTTCATTGGTTGGTTGGTTCAAATATCAACGCACATTTCGCCTTGTGCTCTGACTGACTGCATAAATGCGGGGTTGGATTTGAGCTAATACGACACAATTAGGAATGAGTTAACTTTACCTTCCATTTGTTGACTAATTCGTTGTTCTCTTGGATCCATCGATGTGATAATTTAGACGGTGATAGTTGGCTTTTAGTATACATTTCTATTTGAGGTAAAAATGGTAAACTTTTCCTCGTTACTTTCAAAGCCGGAAGAGTGTCGTTAAAGGTGGAGCGTAAGGCTCTTCTGCCCCCTTGTGGCTTGTAGGGACAATAACTTGGCAAATGAAATGGTGCAAGAGTGTGGAGGACTaagagtgcaaaaattaaatacacaattcaataaattattaaatgtctGATTAACATGCTTCTATttcaagatttttttatttcaatttgtacatagtttttcccatttttatcatttcaatttttaattatttcaacatttatttccatttttattttagttttaatttcatatttatttaataatttcatcatttatttattaatttcaatattttattatttatttatttcagcatttattgattttagtcttgcactcttgttccccttgttgtgtaataaaatatatatttcaattatttcaatttatatgtatttatttcaatttttatttccatttttatttatctcaacgtttattcatttattccaatatatatttatttcaacatttatttcaatatttattagtctatttaattatttattattttcatacttGCACGAGGTTGTGAGGTAACATGAATGCaagaattaaataaataaatgttgaaataaataaataatgaaataattctataaaaaattaaatattcaaatcgataaaaattgaaataaataagtatttattggaataaataaaggttgaaataaataaaaattgaaataaataaaattgaaatatacaTTTTGTTACACaaggggaacaagagtgcaaaaataaaataaatggtaaaataactcaacaaaaattgaaataaaaaatgaaataaatgaataaaaaattgaaatcaatgaatataaattggaattaaaaaaatgaaatatataaaaattgaaatattgaaataaatcattaaatattgagatgaatattgaaatagaagccttttaatgacacatttaataaattTGTGTACTTATTTAACTTCACTCCTGGCCCCCCATAAAGGAGTTTTGATTCACTGCATATGTTATGGCCATAGACTCCATAATATACTGACATGACACAGGGCTCAGGGCCAATCCGTAGgggtcctgtttttttttttttttttaaacttgaaattcaaatattttcaaaaccaaagctactactgacctaaaaccaaaacaggcatctacgttaggcatatatgagtctccttgAGCAGCCACATCAAAGtttttccctaataaaatcccaattattttttaatataagtacaacaaaacttaaaattgctataaaagtctcagattttacactagatgcacaaaaatcaccaaatgcagagataatcacctttattttcaggatcagtagcaatatttaacatatcattaagtttttgcccaaaatagcaacttttttttctttttttagcacaaatttgacatgttttcaagtgttaataaattattcagttttcacatcagaaacataATACTTGCGGAAAGCATgcggaatcaattataaataatattcatataaattataaatttatatacaatcacaacttattatttattgaattccgatgtcaatATGGGTCATGAGGAGAGATGGCTGCTTGAAGACAGCCCAGCTCTCCGCTTTCCACCAGCTCGACCAGGATGTCGAACATCACGGATGGCAGGTCACCCATCTCGAGCTCCACGGCGATCTTCACGTTCTCCTGCTGGGCAAGCTCCTGCTTGGCCTGGACCTTCCTGACCATGTAGCCGTTGTTCATCATCCTTTCTCCTATAACTTAGAACGGTCCGAGTCGGCCTCCACGTCCCCGGGAAAGAACTCGATTAGCAAGTGCAAGCGCTGGGCCGGCCTATTGCTGACCATGAAGTTCTTTTTGCTAGTCCAGTATTTGGTGTCAACTATGAGCCGACGGAGCATTCTTTTGGCAAGTGCTGCTACatgtgaaactaacaaataactgacaaactgcacgaaattctgaacttcccctttaaaagaaagacctagctgttaaaatagtctataaaagttgtaaagcaacaaaacaaacaacaaaaattattgaaatgaacaagaatcctacaacatatttcataatgggtcaaaatcatttttcgagcagatcatgtgacaagcacctaagacactagcttttgctttgctaagccaaaactacacctgtggaggcaagatgggtatttagaatttctgtaaacctaagctttcaaacgcaaccaacaacaactgagcttgaacagttttatatatatgtatatatacagttttggccaaaagtttggcgacacctcaaaggtggacactttgaagaatgtagaatataaaacctgtattcagttatttcattttttttgccattccacgtggtcgttcatagttttgatgtattcagagaggatttacaatagtagcgaaaatatataaaacataaaaatgttaaggtgtgtccaaacttttgacttttgtttcagtcatcaacatgctttgcgcccagccccacaaaagtaaaactccgcctatggttacaaacactgacaataaaatgtgcataaaggctggttacaaactgaagAAGTGCAGGCTGTCTTGTTACCTCGGCtttttcgagttttgtcgcgttgtcctgtaattccaagtgcttccttgttgaattggatgtagagTAGTGATGGGATTTTCGGCTCTTTTTTCGGTGATCCGGTTCATTTGGatcggctcagtcaaaagagccggctctttttGGCTCTCAAACGGCTCTTTCAACCTCAGCTTTTCTTTTATGTATTTATGACAAATTTAGCatatattttgataaatgactttgtgaactaaatattgcactctactgactgcaaatagcaacaattatcaagcaaagaaaagggtttttacttattttattgaacattaaaaaggctccaaacaataaacaagcaacaaaattcaACTTCAACCAACAACAATCAAACATGCTGCATCATAACAAAAACAGTGAGTCGTAACTGCAACAGCAGCagcgaacaaaacaaacataagctactccttgctttatttgaacaaacataagctactccttgctttattttaaatttgcattcaagaaaactaaatacttcaACTTTGACAGGCTGATCCGGCTCCTTCTCTCAGTAATTATTTGTCCAGTCCTTTAGttaaatccagattttttttcttacggAACCTGCaggtgcatgtgttgacttgcatccatcatttaaaaaaaataataaattcaaatttctaaattagtctcaaaatattgaaattctAAGTGTGTCAAATGTGTTACATTAGGCTATAAGAGGTTAAGTTTGCAGACACGGCATTATGCCCTATTGTCATCCgactttaaccaattaaaatgtctccaaatgtcACTGCGTTTTTGGCTGATCTTGAAGGCCTACAAACCACGTTCGTGTGTCGTCCTTTCCTCCTCCTGTGTCTGTCTGTGGCTTTGCAGACGCGACGGAGCATGTGCTCAGCTTGCACTCCGTGCAATACCAAGTACCAAGCCCCTCGCCTTTCTCTTCCTGTCTCCCTCTCTGAGCACGGCAGCAGACCCACTGCCAAACCTCGCTTCAGACACGTGAAAAGACAGCGACATAGAGAAGGGGGGGGGTGACAGTCGGCTCTCGAGGGAGGGTGCTGGCTCTCATCGTTCACTTCaaattttgatagcaaagtaacaattcatttacacataattaactgaaagatgacgctgttctggctgCAACAAGGGGTTAAATTtctccctcatcgccgtctgtctcataaagatgaatttgttTGAGTTTCTGCTGCCTCTGcttgcgagcagcacggactcaaaggcatcgttTGCTGCACTACTTgttccggtcgttctgctcggtcgaccagcgcctggcatcccgggtgtcctaccggttgttctgctcggtcgtccgccgcctagcatccattcggtcgtctcccGCCAGTgcccggccgtgcggcttggccgttcgttggcGTTGAATTGAGTTGCGgtgcttaccaaatgcgctactgccctccattggccagttttattgctttaaaatggattttcagctttgtgctttggagctaaattgaatcaaaaCCCAGAgatgtatttttttgaaaaaaaaaaaaaaaaacgtaaaagacgtataaatacgtctttgggacacaaacaatgaaaaatagaacgtatttatacgtttttggtagcaaatgagttaatcgaTACGgcgcactgaactataagctGTCCTCACTATTATGGGACAActgcatcatacaactgtcataagaacaaatgaaccatcgttcattgcttcatgaagcttcatttggccacccctgctcacttgggggagacagtccgcCTCTGCTGCCTCCTgcttgtcaacactgttgttgtccaacatgcctcctagcatgcattgcagcactataggtgtaaataacaatcaaaattcatgttctgtgattattatttcttcagttactgttccagttgtttcattaattgctagttatggtatttggtaacactttatttgacagtggtgccattagacaatcataattatgatatgacactctcATGAgaatttatgaatgcttataacaggtgTTATCCAGCaagttatctcacttttgaatggatgtaaaaaaaaatccaagccgggcataaatggagttagagacaaaattttacacgttatgccataagcattcagtaagcctatgatagtgtcatgtcataattatgacggtcttatgacagtcttatgatgccgctgacaaataaagtgtcacctattaactagggctgtcccaaacgactaattttctcccgattagtcagccgactatttttaagattagtcgactaatccaaaaaagaaataatttttTACCAACtgaatgattaaattttttaagcttgtaagaggcagctaagatttgttgatatttcagactatttatgttgccttccaccctgcagccaaccaccaaacttcagttttgtggcaaaagttggatttttcagatgaatcttccattaaatcacaccacagtcgccgcaaatattgcaggagacctactggagcccgcatggatccgagattcactcagaaaacagtgaagtttggtggtggcaaattcatggtctggggttacatccagtatgggggtgtgcgagagacctgcagcaacataaatagtctgaaatatcaacaaatcttagctcccTCTTACAGTCATAactataaaaagggacaaattctgcagcgggatggtgctccattgcatacttcaatctctaccgcaaagaagatcaagatcccccAGGACTGGCcatcccagtcaccagacatgaacaggatgaaaggggaagcatggaagacgaaacccaagagtgttgatgaactctgggaggcatgcaagactgcttaatttgatgttcctgatgacttcataaattgtatgaatccttgccgaactgcatggatctcatacaaaatattacatttggatctcacagtacCACTACTtaatgagatctggagactggctaggcaactccaggaccttgaaatgcctcttacgaagccactcctttgttgccctggctgtgtgatcggaatcattgtcatgctgaaagacccagccacgtctcatcttcaatgcctttgctgatggaaggagattttcactcaaaatctctcaatacatggtcccatacattctttcatttacacaaatcagtcgtctgggaaccctttacagaaaaacagctccgaagcatgatgtttccacccccacgcttcacagtgggtatggtgttcttcggatgcaattcagtattctttctcctccaaacacgagaacctgtgtttctaccaaaaagttcaattttggtttcatcggaccataacacattttcccagtcctcctctggatcatccaaatgctgtctcgcgaaccgcagacgggcctggacgtgtactggcttcagcagggggacacgtctggcagtgcaggatttgagtccctggcggcgcattgttttactgatagtagcctttgttactgtggtcccagctctcagtaggtcattcactaggtcccccagtgtggttctgggatttttggtcaccgttcttgttatcattttgacgccacggggtgagatcttgcatggagccccagatcgagggagattatcagtggtcttgtatgtcttacaacttctaataattgctcccacagtcgatttctttacaccaagcgttttacctattgtagatgcagtcttcccagcctggtgcaggtctacgattttgtctctggtgtccagtgttgggagtaacgccgttatatataacgccgttacggcgttatttattcagtaacggggtaatctaattactttttccgccgtgacaacgccattaccgttactgacggtcaaaagcggtgcgttacttactctgaataaattgaaaaactaccagccgtgtcgagtcgactctctgctctgttgatttgtcatccaagacttggggtgcgttcaggttcgagaatagcgcacgtacttctaactccatgctgtttgtccctgctcattcaattagacaatgctttccaaagtttggtaacgtttctccgtttgctacacctgatgctagcctcgttcccatctcccactgtcagccagcaataattctgcttccatcttgaggacggcaaacactttgaaggtgacgtgaattgtcgggaaacgagcctacctgaatgcagcccctcgagagatgcgatggaagtgattgtgattggctgagggttagagtcatgtgtcccggtaagccaatcagagccggtgatttcacaagcaaaccggaacagcgcgtgcagcaaacacacacacgcaaaacagatgcacagggtcgggatggcagagcattcagaagaaaaattgtcctttaagcggtggagatatagacactatttcaagtttgtcgaaattaaaggaaagaacctgcatgtaatgtgtaatttatgtcccggggcaaagcttttgtcgacatctgtggtaagcaattcaaatctgctgaagcacctaacaagttacctgtctgttcttctctattccactgactcgaatactgctcagaaaatatcaaattctttgacatacaacaagttatttttaaagtaacggaaatagttactttccctggtaactagttacttttactatagcgtaattcagttactaactcagttactttttggaagaagtaatgagtaatgtaactaattacttttttaaagtaacgtgcccaacactgccggtgtccttcgacaactctttggtcttggccatagtggagtttgactgataatgaggtaaaacaggtgccattaatacatgtaacgagtggagcctcgttagacctcgttagaagaagttagacctctttgacagccagaaatcttgcttgtttgtaggtgactaaatacttattttccattcgtaatttggaaataaattctttacaaatcaaacaatgtgattttctgggtttttttttttgtttttttcccccacattctgtctctcatggttgaggtttacccatgttgacgattacaggcctctctaatcttttcaagtaggagaacttgcacaacaagAACTTGCTCTAGAGCCGCAGGTTACTGACCCCCGACCTAAGCAGACAAATTCTCATTACCCCAAGATGTAATTACCGCTTCAGTTTCATGTTACAAACATAACCTGGAAGTTTGAACATTCCTTTCTTAATTCTAGGTTATCGCAAAATTCCTTTTCTAACCTTTGTGACCCTCGACTTCATTACTccaaaatagggctgcagctatcgaatattttagtagtcgattaatcgatggactagttatttcgaataatcgagtaattggataaggaatatgaaaaattaaaaaacctgagctgagcctcaaatggtatatatttttttaaaatgaggatatatgtacgaccaggggtgcacataagtggtccgcatgcgcgcatgcgtaccggacatagacaaacgcgctggaccTCAacagcttccatacgcttttgcgtaccaatgACTGaccataagcctgtcgcaatatgcaataattccatttatcgcgtgatatataaaaatgaaggcggtaatttttccgctgcgatttattgcctcgcgtgcacgtgcgtgcggcagacgtgctgttaaaagttcggattcctcgttaccaactgcgcaaaatgcatcttcgttccaagtCCGGCAAAAAGTAGCGCCGGAGcatatcgttcccattatatcctgttgttcaacgtataccggccgcatcagtgctccggagtgactgtggacaatCTACAGCGCGCCGGTgtcgttgacgtgtgggcgctcccgtcaggagtgacatttcacgcgggtggctgtttttcggcacaacgccggatttttacaacgaagtccgccaaaacattgttaccgactaggctgctacgaacaacctcgctttgacaataaacagctgaatgaaattaagagcgctgtgttatgtacttccctgatctaagtacatgtaaggccgagacttgaatggaacaacacttctttattcagtgtgcttctcatcatataTATCAGAGGcataacagagattcctttttatactgtaacaccacgcccacaggaagtgcacactatggcaacagcagtgtgacataaatatgtcacatctcctccccccttacataacatgtcccagaaataaacaaaaataccaCCGGTTTTTCCCTCATTACTTATTACTTATAAATCCAGTCTATCAGGCGGTCGCCTGACGCGTGTAGGATAACGACGTTCAACAGTCACTTCCGATTTTCCACTTGTGGAAACGGGTTCCGATACCGGTTCAGGTTCTGTTTGTGCATTGGTTGAATTAGACACAATTACAGCAGGATTGTTTGGGTTTGACACATccggtaagctagacatttctggtatttctgacacatccggtaagctagacatttctggtataATTACACTGCTAGCATCATCACAATCAATAGACAGTTCTGGAGTAGTGTCTGGTGTTCCCAACAATTGATCCACATGGCGACGCCAAACACCATCAGCTGTCTGAACTGTGTAGGAAACAGGCCCAGTTTGAGCAATGATGGTGGCAGGGGCCCACTTTTCCTTACTCTGGTAACTCCGGGCCATAACAGAGTCACCAGGTGCAAAAACTCGGTTCTTGGAATGCAGGTCTCTGTACTTGACTTGCTTCCGttgatccatttgaacaatctcACTCAGGGTTGGTGGTTTCAGAAGATCCATGCCAGTTCGTATCTCTCGAGAAAACATGAGGCTCGCTGGCGATACTTTGGTAGTTGCATGCACAGATGTTCGGTATTTGAGGAGAAATTCGTGTAGTCTCTGATGGAGTGTACTTTGCCCTTGTGATGGTTTGAGAGCATGTTTGAGGGTCTGCACAAACCTCTCCGCCAAGCGGTTGGTTGCCGGGTGATAGGGAGCCGACTTAATGTGTTGAACCCCATTGGCTTGCAGGAATTCACCCATTTCTTTTGACACAAATTGGGGCCCATTGTCTGAGACGAGTTGTGCAGGGGCTCCGAAACGACTAAACATCTCCCCTAACTTCTCAATTGCCTTTTCCGATGTGGTTGATTTCATGATAGCGACCTCTGGCCACTTACTATGGGCATCGACAGCAACCAGAAACAATCGATTTTCAAAAGGCCCCGCAAAGTCAATGTGAATGCGGTGCCAAGGGTCCTGAGGAAAATCCCAAGGATGAAGTGGGGCTGCAGGTGGATTGTTGCGAATCTTCTGGCAAGATGAACAAGTTTTTACCGTCTCTTCGATCTGTTTATCTAATTCTGGCCACCAAAAATAACTTCTcgccatttctttcattttaacaataccACTGTGACCTGCATGCAGTTGCGCAAGCATTTTAGCACGCAATGACTGTCGCACAATCACTCTCCTCCCCCACAGCAAACAACCCGCTTGAACAGAAAGTTCCCATCTCCTATCCAAAAAAGGTTTGAGAGCGGTGTTCTCACACTTGGTTTGTCCTTTAATTACCATGTCCATGACGACTGACAGGTCGGGGTCGTTCCGAGTT of Corythoichthys intestinalis isolate RoL2023-P3 chromosome 3, ASM3026506v1, whole genome shotgun sequence contains these proteins:
- the ect2 gene encoding protein ECT2; this translates as MADNSLVTFGTPRSLLVDSSVYDSRLEETIKDHVLLGMECDDGEDMPKVETRIVLVGEASKNADLVKALQAVRVMEVPVVKIREAESCPKEKMMIKSIVNMEITTPVIITNDVREFKDEENTDYETVFVLDDFKSADYHDLYQRDNRIIGPPVVLHCVLKEEPIPFSSRPLYSTTMLNLSLCFTGFRNKEEIKSLVNLVHHMGGIIRKDFSTKVTHLIARSTHGEKYTLAVCMGTPILTPSWIHKAWERRNDPSFHAGVEDFRTEFKVPPFQDCVLSFWGFSDDEKTNMEERTLKHGGKHLDVGNERCTHLVVDENSVTELPRCSPKVFVVKQEWFWGSIQMDARAGESMYHFEKNVVSPAMKKAVSLLSLTTPTSNRKRRHLKDTLAQLAKETEISPYPPPPKRPSAEHSQSLGSLLDLTITPDTCKAFSGSSKQSKSAILPKKSARWQVSKELYQTESNYVDILNTILKIFKLPLEKEGQVGGPILAQEEIKTIFGSIPDIYEVHRRMKSDLEDLLREWSEEASVGDVILKYSKELLKAYPPFVNFFEMSKDTIVRCEKQKPRFHAFLKINQAKPECGRQALVELLIRPVQRLPSVGLLLNDIKKHTSDDNPDKRKLEKAIESLKEIMTHINEDKRKTDGQKQIFDVVYEVDGCPANLLSSHRSLVYKVETIALGDQPCDRGEQVTLFLFNDCLEIARKRHKVINTFKSPLGQTRPPPSLKHIALMPLSQIRRVLDLQDTEECVNAFALVVRPPTEQENMLFSFQLAGEETVKSDWLKKLCRHIANTTCRTHAGDLIHCTDPDTLQVSTKDMGSTLSKASRAIKKTSKKVTRAFSFSKMPKRVIHRAFMSNNTPEDKRFRLSSASHGSATLPMSRSTSTHSLSDSPKSSNAVQRSNSLDPHPLNTRVPVCKLTSHSPTQNITHSSFDVETHGDQNLSPNCYPRYRAARSPTLETLF